The sequence agagaacgcgccgctggatcgcgaacggaccgggtaagtaaatctgccccaaggtgTCTTATCAGCCTGATATATGATGAGCGGTGGCAGCTAAAATCACGTTTTGGAAGGCAGAGGACAGTTTAGTCTGACCTGGCAGGCTCCCTTCCTGAACCTAAGTCCATGATCCATGATGAGTGCATTTGAAATATTTCAGCCTACCTGGCAGACTTCTTTCACAAAAATAAGGAGAATCGTGCTGTCTATGACAGGGGCAGGCTGTCATAGACCTTAGGCTGTATAAAAATAATGGTTTGACATTCTTGGGAAAAGAGGTGGGGTCGCTGCTCTTGGCTTTTAACAATgagaaatcaaaaaaataatcatccagataaacttttttatttgtacTGAACATAGTAAAAACAAATCATTCAAAATCTTTGAGCTATCTTGTATTCTTATTTTATATTCTGATGCTTATTGCCTAATTTCTAAACCAGTGTGTGGAATATTTGGAGGCAGCCAACTGAAGGGCCGACTGTCCATTTTAATAGATTGCTACATACTCTGGTACCTACTGATCAAGTACTTTAGCTCTGTGAGCTCTTTCTTGTCCTTTACTGTGAAAATAAAATGATCTAGTACGCTTTGTTTCACATTGGGTAAGTACTTGTCAAGCAAGGTCTCCTCCAGGAAGAATCTGACTAGGGGGATCTGGAAGTGTTCAAAGCCCATCAACCCCAAACATTTGAGTATCCGGGTGATCCGCAGATTGTTGTGGCTGTTCCTATAaacagagagagaaaaaaatacCAGGTAAATGTATCCACCTGTTTACAATACAATTGTCGTAATTTAACTCCTGAAATGCCACATGTATTAATAAGTAAAAACCACTAATTATACATGTGACCAGAAGAAaatccaataaaataaaaatggatgtcCTTCCATATTTCTGGGGATTCAGCATTATACTGAAAAAGACATTGGAAAGCTGTATACAAATCCTCATGTGTAAGGAGTTTCTATGGAAATCATTCTAAACTACAATACATTCAGTAGCTTGGGACATCAAACAAGCCATAAGAGGACAAGCGCTGGTGGAGTCATGATTGTGATCATGCCACTGTCCTGGATGACATGTTCATGGGTGGATTAGAAGAAGGAGAGGCCGGGCCTGAGTGCAGACTTCTCAATGGGGCCCatttcccccttaaaaaatatagatatttgtACATTTACAACCACACACATTGATACACTCGTAtgtacaaacatttatacactcatagggTACATTCATGCAGCTGTATGCCCGCCTGGCGGCAGCTGCGCCGGCTTACGtctgtgcactggagaggaggggggggggggtgacccctCCCTCTTCCATAGAAaaaaacatgctctatcttttccccgtgtacggtgtGGATCGGTGCCATACATTTGTAAAAAGTATAAAGTATActgatccgacttacatacaaattcaacctaagaacaaacctacagaacctatcttgtacgtaacccgggactgaaagttttattttataaacactttggcaatgtgcacactgttctctatggggacatggggggaaCCACAAACAGGGtccctgatggcaggttccctttaaaggggctaAGTGAAAGAATGTTACCATAACATATAGTAAGACTCACATGTTCAAGTTCTTAAATCTCTCCCTCCAGTTGCCTGTTCTGCCCACTCTTCCAGTAATAGAATCAAGGAGTGTAATGCCATAAAAATTCAGCATTAGCTTGTAGGCTGAGTAAAATCTCCTCCTGACTTCCGGATCGTGCTTCATGATCTAGAGAGAATGTCATAATTTAACAATATTTGACCTCATATTAACAATATTTGACCTAATATGGGGGCAGTTGCATTGCTTTAGTTGATTGGATTGCACATCCCCAAATTCCCCTCTACACATAATCTATTGCTGGGTGGTAATACTGTAGATTGGCTATGGTAACGCTTGAggcaaaatatggttattttatCGTTGTCATATACCTGAATCTCATCCATAGTCAGTGGTTTGGCACTTGAATTTCTTCCTGGTTCTTTTAGTGGAAAAAGCCTACAATTCAAAAAGGAAAAAGCATGATGTGCTGATCTGAACATACAAGCCCAATCCAGTGCTTTCACTAGTGTATCTTCAGGTTGTTAAAGTCTAGGAGAAAGAGGTACTATACAGAAGTAGCTATGGTGGATTTTCATATGTGCAGGCACCCAGGGCCTTCGGCTTCTGATGGGTCCACTCCCACCCAGACTGGAGCCCCATATGAAGATGTGTATCATAGGACGCAAAATAATTCAGTGGCACCGCTGCTGCGGAATACAAATGTGTACTTGACACTGACACTGTCATGTACCTGTCTGCCAGCCCTGACCACTgaaatggagatcgggtgaagccCTGATGAAGCATTGCACCCGATCTCCTAGAGACCAGAGCCTCCACACTGCTCTCCTCTCCCTGGCATCCCGAAAAGTGTTTCTCCAGGACCTTGAGTGGAGTAAGAAGCATGTGATGCTTCCTGCATCCACAACTAGGTCTCTTGTGCTGCCAGCTTGGACCAGGTAGGAAGAATtttgtgtgtgtctctctatgattgctggctactctgtggggcatCCCTATGACTACTGGTACTCtgtggggcattcctgtgacCACTGGCTACTTTGGGGAATTGCGGTTATGGGTGGCTACTCTgaaggcatccctgtgactgctggttaCTCTGGGGGAGTCCCTGTGATTGCTGGCTACTTtggggggcattcctgtgactgaaGGCTACTCTGTTGGGCATCTCTGTAGATGCTGGCTACTCTGGGTGGCATCCCTGTGCCTTCTGGGTACTGGGGGCCAAACATCTGTTGTGGAAAATTAATTACGCGGACTGCAACGCTGTTGTAAAGTGGAATAGAACCTACAAACAAAGTTACAAATTTAGCATTACACGGAGTATAATAAACAGCATAGTCTGCCTCGGGCATGCCTCTTGCTCCTGGTGCAACAATGTTTCTGTCCGAACCCCTTTCCTCTGCTGCCTGTGCCACCCTGTCCTCTTGCATAGCAGATCCTGTTCCTGCGTCACACTGTCCCAGGGTATAATTTGCTAAAATCATCCCTAGACAAGCATATGTTCACACAAATTCTTCTGTAGAAGATTATTCTGTTCTACCATGTCACCTGTGGAGTGATCTTACAATTACATAATAGTGAACACACCCTAGCGTTTTCCAAATGGAATTTGACATACACAGCAAAATCTGCATTGGGCACCTTGATAAACTCACCATTGTATATAGGAATGATTCCTCTCCAATCTTTCATAGTCAAATTTCCAGTAGGTCAGTAGCTCATCAATGTATACCCCTGCAAGAGAGATACGTCAGCCAGTATTCTCAGAGAGCACTCGTACCgtaggagcaatcagactccCCAGGGTTAAGGTAACCTGGGGGGAGGAATTGGGGTGGTTGGGGGgtgcaaaaaaaatttgtaaaaaaaataaataagtttaaAACACCCCtttttcactagaactgatataaaaataaacaaataaaatcataaaaataaacaaatataataacaattattccctaaggtgaaccctgtaatggaaaatagcaacaaaatgtcagaaatggtcatacagtcccaaaaatgtacgaaatggtagcaatgaagactCATCTAACAAAAAATGAAGCCATCAGATgatgttgaaaaaaataaaaaatgtttgtacagAAAGTTTAATTtacttaaaatatattaaaacctgAATAAATTTGGTATGCCCATTAttgtaacaacccaaagaataaaggagacaagtaATTTGGAGTGTACACTGAAAGCCATAAAACGAAGGTACAAACGTgcctttttaacaatttttttgctGCTTCATAGTAACAATTTCCTCTGGTAtcaaaataaagctttattgtattgtattgtattgtaaaggtatggaatattaaataccatcactatgaagtacaacttgttgcacagaaaacaagccctcgtacagctctgtacatggaaaattttTAGCTTACATGGAACATAGAAAATTTtcgatttttgaaagtggagagtaaaaaaatgaaaacacaaaaacaataaagtcgttaaggggttaaagcttagAAACCCAGAATGTTTACTGGACCTTCTATACAATACTGACCATTTGGTTTAAAGGGCTGCTTGTTTCTGTAGAAATCCAGATTAGGTGTAAGGTTTAAAGTCTTGTCCTAGGAAAATCATAGAGATTTTCTCTCAACATTGAATAAAACTCCCCAATATTCCACATTTATTAATTTCAAAC comes from Engystomops pustulosus chromosome 6, aEngPut4.maternal, whole genome shotgun sequence and encodes:
- the LOC140066061 gene encoding opioid growth factor receptor-like protein 1 — protein: MLHRNPRSTAARNLQVDRDRYPQDQVRIRQLYSSPTLLDCCGGYNHEKNFSYSSDKTLNLTPNLDFYRNKQPFKPNGVYIDELLTYWKFDYERLERNHSYIQWLFPLKEPGRNSSAKPLTMDEIQIMKHDPEVRRRFYSAYKLMLNFYGITLLDSITGRVGRTGNWRERFKNLNMNSHNNLRITRILKCLGLMGFEHFQIPLVRFFLEETLLDKYLPNVKQSVLDHFIFTVKDKKELTELKYLISRYQSM